Genomic DNA from Catellatospora sp. TT07R-123:
CCGCCGTGGCGCTGCGCGCCGAGGTCGGCCGCGGCACCGCCGAGAAGTCGGCGACGCGCTCGTTCGACCGGATCGAGCGCATGGCGGCCGACATCGCGCGCCTGGCACCCAAGGGCGCCGTCGCCCCGCAGGCCAAGCCGAAGGCCGTCACCGAGCCGAAGACGGTCACCAAGCCCAAGGCGGTCACCAAGCCGAAGGCCGCGGCCGAGCCGAAGGCGGCCGCCAAGCCCAGGGCCGCGGCCAAGCCGAAGCAGGCCGTGCTGATGCCGGTGGCCGGGCTGGACCTGACCCAGATGCGCAACGCGCAGGCGATCGTGCAGGCCGCCAAGGACATGCAGCTGCCCGAGCGGGCGATGGTGCTGGCCGTGGCCTGCTCGATGCAGGAGAGCAACCTGTACAACCTGGCCAGCACGGTGCTGCCGGAGTCGTTCCAGTACACCGACCAGGGCCAGGGCTCCGATCACGACTCGGTCGGCCTGTTCCAGCAGCGGCCCAGCTCCGGCTGGGGCGCGGTGCGCGACCTGATGCAGCCGAAGTACGCCGCGACCCAGTTCTACAACGCACTGGTCAACGTGTACGGCTGGCAGAACATGGCGCTGACCGACGCCGTGCAGGCCGTGCAGGTCTCGGCGTTCCCGTACGCCTACGCCCAGCACGAGTGGCGCGCGCAGCAGGTCGTCGACGCCCTGAACCGGTAACACCCCTATCGCTGCCCCGGGTGCTCGGGCCGGTCCAGGCCGTACAGGCGGGGCGGGTCCACACCCGGGGGCAGCGCGGCCAGGTGGAACCTGGCCGACAGGGTCGGCAGGATGGTGCGCAGCGCCAGTGCCGTCCCGCCCCGGTCGCCGCCGCCGTCGTGCAGCAGCACGATCGAGCCGTCGCGGACGGCCCCGTCGACGAGCGCGGCTATCTCGGCCGCCCGCTTCAGCGGCAGCGCCCAGTCCCTCGGATCGACCTGCCAGTGCAGCGCGGTCATGCCCAGTTCGCGCGCCGCGGCCACGAGCCGGTCGTTCCACGCCCCGCCGGGCTGGCGGAAGTACGAGATCCGCGCGCCGGGCGCCGCCGCCCGGATCGCCCGGTTGGTGCGGCGCAGGTCGGCCACGATGTCGCCCCGGTCGCGTCCGCCGAGCTTCAGGTCGTGCGACCAGCTGTGATTGCACAGGGTATGGCCCTGCGCCACGATGTCGCGCACGAGCTGCGGATACTTCACCACGTTGACGCCGATCAGGCAGAAGGTCGCCTTGACCCGGTATTCGTGCAGCAGCGCGAGCACCAGCGGGGTGAAGGTCGGATCCGGGCCGTCGTCGAAGGTCAGCGCCACCTCGGGCGTGCCGGTGGTGTAGCGGCTGCCGGACGGCCCGAACCGCTCCACGGGCAGCGGTGGGCGCCCCGGCCCGGTGACCGGCTGGGCCCGGGGCGGCAGCGGCGGCAGGGCACGCGGGTGCCCGCCGATCGCGGCCGCGTCCCGGGCGTGCGCACCGGGGCTGGCCCGCAGCAGCCAGGCCTCGGTCGCCTCCCGCACCCCGCTGAGCCGTCCGAGCAGGAATCCCGCGCCGAGCACCGCGGCGACCAGGGCGAGCGCGACCAGCAGTCCGCGGGGTCCCTTCCGGGTCGACGCTGCGGCGCTCATGGCGGCCCTCCACCGACAACTGTCTGCACAACATAGCAAACAGTCCACATCGGGCGGCCCGTATCGCCGCAGTCCGCCCCAGCCCACAGCCCGCATCGCCGCAGCCCGCATCGCCGCAGCCTGCCGCAGCCCGCATCGCCGCAGCTCGCCGCAGCCCCGCAGCCCTCAGCCCGCTACGCGTATGCCGCCACGGCCTCGGCCAGGCGCCGGTAGCGGGCCAGCCGGTGTCCCGGCCGGAACCCCTCGCTCCACGGCTTGCGCCGCCCGGCGAAGTGCATGATCCGCACGTCGGTGTCGGGCCACGGCGCGTCCGGGCCGGGCTCCAGGTCGTAGCTGCGCATGTGGTTCCAGCGGTGCGGCAGGCGCAGCCAGTGCCCGGCGGCGGCCAGGTTGAGCGCGTCCTGGTCCGGGAAGCGCAGCGCGGGCGCGTTGGCCACCAGGTAGTCCAGGCAGCGGCGGGTGACGTCGGCGGCCCGCCACGCGGCCGGGTCGATCAGGAGCATGCCCGAGTTGAAGTACGGCGCCCCGCCGTCCACGTCGGCCCCCGCCCCCGGGATGCCGCCCTGGGCGTCCATGGTCGCGTTGTACGCGTCGCGCACCGCCGCGAGCACCGTGCCCCCGCCCAGCGGCACCGTCCACAGCGGGGCCAGGTCGCCGCAGACCGCGATGTCGGCGTCGAGGTAGAGCAGGCGGCGCGGGCCGTCGCCGATCAGGTCGGGCAGCAGCAGGCGCAGGTACATGCCGGGGCTGAGGTAGTCGAGCCAGTCCGGTTCGGCCAGCGGCAGGCCCCGGAACTCGTCGCCGCAGGTCAGCAGGTGCAGCCCGGCCCGGCCCGCGAGCTGGCGCTCCAGGTGGCCGCGCCTGGTCTTGACCACCTCATCGGTGGTGAGCAGCCAGAACACGATGCCGTCACGGCCGGGGTGGCACTCCAGCACGGACTCCATCGCGACCTGCGCGTGCTCGGCGTACGTCTCGTCCACGGCGAAGGCGATATCCATGCCCGTCGGTATAGCAAGAACCCGGCACATGAATGCTTCTTCATTTCAAAAGATGACCGAACTTGCAGCAAACTCCACCGCTTCGGCCGACAGCCCGCGCTGCCGCCCACCAAGATCGCGCAAGTTGCCGGGCAATCGGGCGTAATCGGGGCCCTCTTTCGCCCGATTGCCCGGCAACTTGGCTGATCTTGAGGGCGCGGGCGGGTCAGCGGGTGGCGCGGACGAGGGGGAAGGGGAGGGTCTCGCGGATGGACTTGCCGGTCAGCAGCATGACCAGGCGGTCCACGCCGATGCCCAGGCCGCCGGTGGGCGGCATGGCGAACTCCAGCGCCTGGAGGAAGTCCTCGTCCAGCTCCATCGCCTCCGGGTCGCCCCCGGCCGCCAGCAGCGACTGCTCGGTCAGCCGCCGCCGCTGCTCCACCGGGTCGGTCAGCTCCGAGTACGCCGTGCCCAGCTCGGTGCCGAAGGCGACCAGGTCCCAGCGCTCGGCCAGGCGCGGATCGCGGCGGTGCTGGCGGGTCAGCGGCGACACGTCGGTCGGGAAGTCCTTGTAGAACGTGGGCAGCACCGTCTTTCCCTCGACCAGGTGCTCGTACATCTCCAGGACGACCGCGCCGCGGCCCCACTTCGGGTCGTACGGGATCTTCGCCGCGTCGCACAGCTTGCGCAGGATCACCACGTCGGTGTCGGCGGTGACCTCCTCGCCCAGCGCCGCCGAGATCGCCTCGTCGACCGTGCGCACCGCCCAGTCGCCGGAGACGTCGTGCGCCTGCCCGTCGTGCATGATCACGCATTCGCCGTTGGCGGCGATCGCGGCCGACTGCACCACCTCGCGGGTCAGCGCCAGCATCGAGTCGTAGTCGGCGTACGCCTGGTACGCCTCCAGCATGGAGAACTCCGGGTTGTGCTTGTAGTCCACGCCCTCGTTGCGGAACGTGCGCCCCAGCTCGAACACCTTCTCGACGCCGCCGACCGCCAGCCGCTTGAGGTACAGCTCCGGCGCGATGCGCAGGTACAGGCGCAGGTCGTACGCGTTGATGTGGGTGGTGAACGGCCGGGCGTTGGCACCGCCGTGGACGCGCTGCAGGATCGGCGTCTCCACCTCGATGAAGCCGCGCTTCATGAACGAGTCGCGCAGGCTGTGCACGGCCGCGCTGCGGGCGCGCAGCAGCTCCCGGGCGCCGCTGTTGGTGATCAGGTCCAGGTAGCGCTGGCGCACCCGGGCCTCCGGGTCGGTCAGGCCGCTGTGCTTGTCCGGCAGCGGCCGCAGGCACTTGCCGGTGATCAGCCACGAGTCCACGTGCACCGACAGCTCGCCGCGCCGTGTGGTGACCACCTCGCCGGTCGCGCCGAGCTGGTCGCCGATGTCGACGGCCGCCGTCCAGCCCTCGATGTCCTTGTCGAGCATCAGCTGGAGGTCGCCGCTCCAGTCGCGGATCGTCGCGAACGCGATCCGGCCGTGGTCGCGCATCAGCATCAGCCGCCCGGCCACGCTGACGATGTCACCGGTGTGGGTCCCCGGCGGCAGGCCGGGATGCCGGGCCGCGACGTCGGCGCAGGTCGCGGTCGGCTGGAAGCCCACCGGGTACGGGTCGACGCCTTCGGCGCGCAGCCGTTCCAGCTTCGCCAGCCGTACCGCCATCTGCTCGCTGACCTCGTCGCCCGCCTCCTTCCCCGCGGCCGCCTCCTGCTCGGCCGCGGGCAGCGCGGCCAGCGGCGCCACCCCGGTCGCGTCCAGTGCCGCCGCCGGCGTGCCGGGCAGGCTCACGAACCCCTCGGCGATCATCGAGGCCAGGCCCACCTTCGCCAGCTCGCGCCGCTCGCCGAAGCACAGGTACCGCGGCACCCAGGTGGGGTTGTACTTGGCGTTGGAGCGGTACAGCGACTCCAGCTGCCACCAGCGGGAGAAGAACAGCAGCAGCCGCCGCCACAGCCGCAGGACCGGCCCGGCGCCGATGCGCGCGCCCTCCTCGAACACCGACCGGAACGCGGCGAAGTTCAGCGACACCCGGTCCACGCCCAGCCGGTTGCAGGCGCCCATCAGGGAGGCGACCATGAACTCCATCGCCCCGTTCTCGGCGTGCTTGTCCCGGCGCATCAGGTCCAGCGACAGGCCCCGGCGGCCCCACGGGCTGAACGACAGCAGCGACGCCACCCTGCCGTCGCCGTCCAGGGCCTCCACCAGCACGCAGCGGCCGTCGTTCGGGTCGCCCAGGCGGCCCAGCGCCATCGAGAAGCCGCGCTCGCTGTCGGTGTCGCGCCAGCTCGTGGCCAGCTGCGCCAGCTCGCGCATCTCGTCGGGCGGGATGTCGGCGTGCCGGCGCACCTGCGCGGTGTACCCGGAGCGCTCGACCCGGTTCACGGCCTGGCGCACGCCGCGCATCTCGCGGCCGTCCAGGGCGAACTGGTCGGCGTACAGGATCGCCTCGTCACCCAGCTCCATCACCTTCAGCCCGGCCCGGTGGTACGCGGTCGCGCCCTCCTCGCTGGCGCCCATCGCGGCCGCCGTCCAGCCGTAGCTGCGCGCCTGCGCCAGCCAGGAACCGATCGCCTTGTCCCACGCCTCGGGGTCGCCGATCGGATCCCCGCTGGCCAGGCTCACCCCGTTGACGGCGCGGTAGGTGACCGCGGCCTTGCCGCTGGGCGCGAAGATCGCCGCCTTGTCCCGGCGGGTGGCGAAGTAGCCCAGCGAGTCGCGCTCGCCGTAGCGGTCCAGCAGGCCCCGGACCCGGGTCTCGTCGTCCGCGCCGAGGACCGAGGCGATCTCCTGCGAGCGCAGCAGCGTGAACAGGCCCGCGAACACGGCGATCGCACCGAACAGGCCCAGGATCAGGTTGACCGCGCCGGAGGCCTCGCCGCTGCGGGTCACGTCGAAGGCGAACGCGCCGCCCAGCACCTTCTCCGCGGCGTACGTGAACTGCTCGGTGAACCCCTCCAGGGTGCCCGGGAACGCGACCACCAGGCTGTAGCCCAGCCCGATGCCGACCGCGGCGACGGCGGCGAAGACCAGCAGCGCCCGCCAGACCGCGCCCTTGCGCACCCGCGCGTAGAACTCGCGCTTGGCCAGCAGCAGCACCACCAGCGCGGCCACCGCGATGACCACGCTGACCCCCGTCGCGACCCGGCCCCAGCCGGTGAACAGCGGCCGCCCCGCGTCGTCGACCAGCTTCGCGTCCGGCAGGAACGCGACCAGGCCCAGCGCCAGCACGCTGGAGACGACGTCGAGGGCGAAGTACACCAGCAGGGTCCACCAGGCGACCCGCTTGCGCCGGGCCGTGGCACCGGCCAGCACCGCCATGAACGCCGCGTACGCCAGGTTCGCCGGCACCGGGATCAGCACGTCGTCGAGCAGCCGCCGAACGGGCTGGGTGCTGTGCCCGATCGCCCCGCCGAACGCCGCGATCGCGCTGATCGCCGCGACCACGCCCAGGATCACCGCGAAGACGTGCGGGACCTTCGACCGCCAACCGCCCTGTCCGTTCACCCGGCGCTCCGATCTGACGCTCAGGCGGCGTCAACACCGAACATATGGCACTCACTTGCACCTAACATGGCGATTACGAGTAAAGCTCGGGGCGGGGGTTACCGGGTGTCGGATTGGTTCCACCGAACAGTCGTGGAAACGGGGCGGCTACCCCTGTTCTGCTTCTTCTCCGGCTTCATCCTCGGCTTCGCGTTCATCCGCTTCTCGGTACGCATGATCCGGGCGCAGGTGAAGTGGTGGCCCGGCAACGTCACGCCGGGCGGCATGCACATCCACCACGTGGTCTTCGGCGTGATATTCATGCTGGTCGGCGGCGTCATCGGCCTGGCCATCCCGGACGACCTGACGGCCTGGCGCTCGCTGGCCGCCGCGCTGTTCGGCATCGGCTCGGCGCTGGTGCTGGACGAGTTCGCGCTGATCCTGCACCTGGACGACGTGTACTGGTCGGAGGCGGGCCGCACCTCGATCGACGCGGTCTTCGTCGCGGTCGCGCTGACCGGCCTGCTCGTGCTCGGGCTGCGCCCGGTCGGGATCGACGACCTGATCCAGGCCCGCAGCATCGGGCCGGGCGCCGTCGGCTGGACCATCGCGGGCGTCGGCGCCCTGTTCCACCTGTGCCTGTGCGCGATCACCGTGCTCAAGGGCAAGATCTGGACCGGCCTGCTCGGCATCTTCGTCCCCATCCTGCTGTACGTCGGCGCCATCCGGCTGGCCCGCCCGCACTCCCCCTGGGCCCGCTGGCGCTACCTCCAACCGACCCCGAAGGCGCAGTCGAAGCTGGCCCGGTCCCAGTGGCGCGAACGGCAGCTGCGCGGCCCCGTCGTCCGCACCAAGATCCGCTTCCAGGAACTCGTCGCCGGCCGCCCCGACCCCAGCCCCGACCCCGCCCCTGACCCCACCGACGACCGCACCCCGGACCACGACGCCCCACCCCGCCCCTGACCCGCGACGCAGCCACGGAACCCGCGCACCAGCCCCGCCCACCCCGGTTTTTTCATAAACGTTGGCCTATCTCGTCGAGTTCGATCTCCGATTATTCGATGAGATAGGCCAACGTTTATGAAAAAGCGCGCGGTGGCGCACCGGGCACGGCACAGGGGCAGCGCGGCGGGGCGCAGGGCGGCCACCGCGCGGGGCGGCGGGACGTGACCGGCGTCGATAGCATCCCAGGGGTGATCGAACGCTTCCCGCTGCTGTTCGCGCCGAAACGCTGGGACTGGGCCGGTGTCGACGGGCGCTTCTCCGTCGAGAATCCGCCCGCCGAGCTGGTGACCAAGGTGCACCTGGTCGGGTTCGACGGCGACCGGATCGTGCTGTGCCGCGACGCCCGGCCGGTATGGTTCCTGCCCGGCGGCAGCCGCGAACCCGACGAGTCGCTGACCGAGTGCGCGGCCCGCGAGCTGCTGGAAGAGGCCGGTGCGGTGCTGCGCGGGCCGCTCTACGTGGTCGGTGCGCACACCTGCCTGTCCGACCGGCCGGGGCCGTACCGGCCGCATCATCCGCATCCGGAGCAGGCCTGGCTGTGGTGCTTCGCCGACGTCGCGGTCGAGGCGGCGCCGCTCAACCCGCCCGGCGCCGAGCAGGTGGTGGAGGTCCGCGCCGTCGAGCTAGCCGAAGCCCGGCAGCTGCTGCTGTCCGACGGCGCGTGGTTCCCGGAGCTGGTCGAGCTGGCCGTCGAGCTGCGCACCGCCGGGACCGCGCCGCTGCTCTGACCGTGGCCGCCCCGGCCCGGGGCGGCGGCTCCGCCGATCGGCGTCAGCGCACCTGGTCGGCGTCGCGGCGCAGCGGAACGACGAGGTAGCGCAGGTCGGCGGCGTCGCCGTCACGGGCGGTGAACACGGTCGGGCGCAGCGCGGCCTGGAACTGGAGGCGCACCGGGCCGCCCGCGAACGGGCGCAGCGCGTCGAGCAGGAAGCGCGACTGGTAGTGCCGGGTCAGCCAGTCGCCGGAGGTCTCGGCCTTCAGCGTCTCCTCGGACTCCCCGGCCTGCGAGTCGCGCCCCTGCACGCGCAGCTGCCCGTCGGCGACGTCGAGGGTGACCCCGCCGGTCGGGCCCGCGTACAGCGCGGCGCGGCGCACGGCGTGGGCGAGCTCGTCGGCGTCGACGACCGCCCCGGCGGCGGCCTCAGCGGTCAGCAGCCGCTCCAGCTGCGCGTCGGGGAAGCCGGTGGCCAGCGAGGGCGCGGTCACGGCCCAGCCGGGCCAGGACAGGGCGCAGCGGCCGTCGCCACCGTGCAGGGTCACCGCGTCGGCCGCCGCGCACAGCCGGGTGACCTCGGCCAGCAGCGTCGCGGGCACGAGCACGTCGAGCTCGGCGGCCGGGGCGGCGGCCTGCCGCCAGGCCAGGGACGCGG
This window encodes:
- a CDS encoding DNA polymerase III subunit beta — its product is MTLDLTVPTALLADAAARLLRLLPVRAIRPALAGVLLRGAGDRLELHATDGEAAACVRLPALVHTDGEATLSRRALADTLAHLDAPQLRVAVEGSRVALRTPGARFALPRLEPAAPALAGLPAALGTVPGADLAAAGAAVAAAASREEALPLFTGVRLRSADGRLSLLATDRFRLATASLAWRQAAAPAAELDVLVPATLLAEVTRLCAAADAVTLHGGDGRCALSWPGWAVTAPSLATGFPDAQLERLLTAEAAAGAVVDADELAHAVRRAALYAGPTGGVTLDVADGQLRVQGRDSQAGESEETLKAETSGDWLTRHYQSRFLLDALRPFAGGPVRLQFQAALRPTVFTARDGDAADLRYLVVPLRRDADQVR
- the lysX gene encoding bifunctional lysylphosphatidylglycerol synthetase/lysine--tRNA ligase LysX, which gives rise to MNGQGGWRSKVPHVFAVILGVVAAISAIAAFGGAIGHSTQPVRRLLDDVLIPVPANLAYAAFMAVLAGATARRKRVAWWTLLVYFALDVVSSVLALGLVAFLPDAKLVDDAGRPLFTGWGRVATGVSVVIAVAALVVLLLAKREFYARVRKGAVWRALLVFAAVAAVGIGLGYSLVVAFPGTLEGFTEQFTYAAEKVLGGAFAFDVTRSGEASGAVNLILGLFGAIAVFAGLFTLLRSQEIASVLGADDETRVRGLLDRYGERDSLGYFATRRDKAAIFAPSGKAAVTYRAVNGVSLASGDPIGDPEAWDKAIGSWLAQARSYGWTAAAMGASEEGATAYHRAGLKVMELGDEAILYADQFALDGREMRGVRQAVNRVERSGYTAQVRRHADIPPDEMRELAQLATSWRDTDSERGFSMALGRLGDPNDGRCVLVEALDGDGRVASLLSFSPWGRRGLSLDLMRRDKHAENGAMEFMVASLMGACNRLGVDRVSLNFAAFRSVFEEGARIGAGPVLRLWRRLLLFFSRWWQLESLYRSNAKYNPTWVPRYLCFGERRELAKVGLASMIAEGFVSLPGTPAAALDATGVAPLAALPAAEQEAAAGKEAGDEVSEQMAVRLAKLERLRAEGVDPYPVGFQPTATCADVAARHPGLPPGTHTGDIVSVAGRLMLMRDHGRIAFATIRDWSGDLQLMLDKDIEGWTAAVDIGDQLGATGEVVTTRRGELSVHVDSWLITGKCLRPLPDKHSGLTDPEARVRQRYLDLITNSGARELLRARSAAVHSLRDSFMKRGFIEVETPILQRVHGGANARPFTTHINAYDLRLYLRIAPELYLKRLAVGGVEKVFELGRTFRNEGVDYKHNPEFSMLEAYQAYADYDSMLALTREVVQSAAIAANGECVIMHDGQAHDVSGDWAVRTVDEAISAALGEEVTADTDVVILRKLCDAAKIPYDPKWGRGAVVLEMYEHLVEGKTVLPTFYKDFPTDVSPLTRQHRRDPRLAERWDLVAFGTELGTAYSELTDPVEQRRRLTEQSLLAAGGDPEAMELDEDFLQALEFAMPPTGGLGIGVDRLVMLLTGKSIRETLPFPLVRATR
- a CDS encoding glycosyltransferase family 8 protein, encoding MDIAFAVDETYAEHAQVAMESVLECHPGRDGIVFWLLTTDEVVKTRRGHLERQLAGRAGLHLLTCGDEFRGLPLAEPDWLDYLSPGMYLRLLLPDLIGDGPRRLLYLDADIAVCGDLAPLWTVPLGGGTVLAAVRDAYNATMDAQGGIPGAGADVDGGAPYFNSGMLLIDPAAWRAADVTRRCLDYLVANAPALRFPDQDALNLAAAGHWLRLPHRWNHMRSYDLEPGPDAPWPDTDVRIMHFAGRRKPWSEGFRPGHRLARYRRLAEAVAAYA
- a CDS encoding NUDIX hydrolase, producing the protein MIERFPLLFAPKRWDWAGVDGRFSVENPPAELVTKVHLVGFDGDRIVLCRDARPVWFLPGGSREPDESLTECAARELLEEAGAVLRGPLYVVGAHTCLSDRPGPYRPHHPHPEQAWLWCFADVAVEAAPLNPPGAEQVVEVRAVELAEARQLLLSDGAWFPELVELAVELRTAGTAPLL
- a CDS encoding polysaccharide deacetylase family protein; the encoded protein is MSAAASTRKGPRGLLVALALVAAVLGAGFLLGRLSGVREATEAWLLRASPGAHARDAAAIGGHPRALPPLPPRAQPVTGPGRPPLPVERFGPSGSRYTTGTPEVALTFDDGPDPTFTPLVLALLHEYRVKATFCLIGVNVVKYPQLVRDIVAQGHTLCNHSWSHDLKLGGRDRGDIVADLRRTNRAIRAAAPGARISYFRQPGGAWNDRLVAAARELGMTALHWQVDPRDWALPLKRAAEIAALVDGAVRDGSIVLLHDGGGDRGGTALALRTILPTLSARFHLAALPPGVDPPRLYGLDRPEHPGQR